From the Exiguobacterium aurantiacum genome, one window contains:
- a CDS encoding nuclease-related domain-containing protein, whose amino-acid sequence MLQVLTAVKKEPEKRQTKGLFRTKEEVIAPPKSYTDEIVEIIRHTCRFDWMMIEQVELGDDVLDYVLVGPKGVFLVRINRTTSAVHMTNRDCRLETSLGWKNIYPHPMEELERRTKHVRSVLKRQCGQAVPVTSFLIFPETSRLKVERIKANCAETFDLIDDVITKTKLELLSETTIKHIAYYCSERQVHK is encoded by the coding sequence ATGTTACAAGTATTGACGGCCGTCAAAAAAGAACCTGAGAAACGACAGACGAAAGGCTTGTTCCGCACGAAAGAAGAAGTCATCGCACCGCCAAAGTCGTACACGGACGAGATCGTCGAAATCATCCGTCACACATGCCGGTTTGATTGGATGATGATCGAACAAGTCGAGCTCGGTGATGATGTGCTCGATTATGTATTGGTCGGCCCGAAAGGCGTCTTTTTAGTCCGCATCAATCGGACGACGTCGGCCGTCCATATGACGAACCGTGACTGTCGTCTCGAGACATCGCTCGGTTGGAAGAACATCTATCCGCATCCGATGGAAGAGCTTGAGCGGAGGACGAAGCACGTCCGGAGCGTCTTGAAGAGGCAATGCGGACAAGCTGTCCCTGTCACGTCATTTTTAATATTCCCAGAGACATCCCGTCTCAAGGTGGAACGCATTAAAGCGAATTGCGCCGAGACGTTCGACTTGATTGACGACGTCATCACGAAGACGAAGCTCGAGCTGTTGTCCGAGACGACGATTAAACACATCGCTTACTATTGCTCAGAGCGGCAAGTACATAAATAA